A stretch of the Glycine soja cultivar W05 chromosome 13, ASM419377v2, whole genome shotgun sequence genome encodes the following:
- the LOC114381025 gene encoding protein FIZZY-RELATED 3-like — protein sequence MESPHAKKSGGLKLPAGMSGTSLRLDTAPASSSFRSSISTLNSPSSLRSISNLTSPSKSNSACSDRFIPCRSSSRLHTFGLVDRPSPVKEGSNEAYSRLLKSELFGSDFASPSLSSLSSPAGAAAPPSPLSPSKNMLRFKTDHSAAPSSPYSPSILGQQNGFTSDSSTPPPKPPRKVPKTPHKVLDAPSLQDDFYLNLVDWSTQNVLAVGLGTCVYLWSASNSKVTKLCDLGPYDGVCSVQWTREGSFISIGTNLGQVQVWDGTQCKKVRTMGGHQTRTGVLAWNSRILASGSRDRNILQHDMRVPGDFVSKLVGHKSEVCGLKWSCDDRELASGGNDNQLLVWNQHSQQPVLRLTEHTAAVKAIAWSPHQSSLLVSGGGTADRCIRFWNTTNGHQLNCVDTGSQVCNLAWSKNVNELVSTHGYSQNQIMVWKYPSLTKVATLTGHSMRVLYLAMSPDGQTIVTGAGDETLRFWNVFPSMKAPAPVKDTGLWSLGRTQIR from the exons ATGGAATCCCCTCATGCGAAGAAATCGGGGGGTTTGAAGCTCCCAGCTGGCATGTCCGGAACCTCACTCCGCCTCGACACCGCGCCAGCATCTTCTTCTTTCCGTTCTTCCATCTCGACCCTCAATTCTCCTTCTTCTCTCCGCTCCATCTCTAACCTCACATCGCCTTCGAAATCGAACTCGGCCTGCAGCGACCGGTTCATCCCGTGCAGATCCTCCTCGAGGCTGCACACGTTCGGGCTCGTGGACAGGCCGTCGCCGGTGAAGGAAGGGAGTAACGAAGCGTATTCGAGGTTGTTGAAATCGGAACTCTTTGGATCTGACTTTGcttctccttctctttcttctctttcttctccTGCAGGTGCTGCTGCTCCTCCTTCGCCTCTCAGTCCCAGCAAGAACATGCTCCGCTTCAAGACCGATCACTCCGCCGCGCCTTCTTCTCCTTATTCACCGTCCATTTTGGGACAGCAGAATGGCTTCACTTCTGACTCTTCCACACCGCCTCCCAAACCTCCTAGAAAAGTCCCCAAGACACCCCACAAG GTTTTGGATGCACCATCACTTCAAGATGACTTTTATTTGAATCTGGTGGACTGGTCCACACAAAATGTTCTTGCAGTGGGGCTAGGCACTTGTGTTTATTTATGGAGCGCTTCAAACAGCAAA GTGACTAAGTTATGTGACTTGGGGCCTTATGATGGTGTTTGTTCTGTCCAGTGGACCCGGGAGGGTTCTTTTATATCAATTGGTACAAATCTTGGCCAAGTTCAG GTTTGGGATGGAACTCAGTGTAAGAAGGTCAGAACCATGGGTGGGCATCAGACAAGGACTGGTGTCTTGGCATGGAATTCTCGCATTTTGGCTTCAGGGAGCAGAGATAGGAACATACTTCAGCATGACATGAGGGTTCCAGGTGACTTTGTTAGCAAGCTTGTTGGTCACAAGTCTGAG GTATGTGGATTGAAATGGTCCTGTGATGACAGGGAACTTGCTTCTGGTGGTAATGATAATCAG CTCCTGGTATGGAATCAACACTCTCAGCAACCAGTTTTGAGACTTACCGAGCACACTGCTGCTGTGAAGGCCATTGCTTGGTCACCTCACCAAAGCAGTCTCCTTGTGTCTGGAGGTGGAACCGCTGATAGGTGCATTCGTTTTTGGAACACTACAAATGGCCATCAATTGAACTGTGTTGACACTGGGAGCCAG GTCTGCAACCTTGCTTGGAGTAAAAATGTGAATGAACTAGTAAGTACTCATGGGTACTCCCAAAATCAGATCATGGTGTGGAAATATCCATCATTGACAAAG GTTGCAACTCTAACTGGCCACAGCATGCGAGTGCTGTACCTTGCAATGTCTCCTGATGGTCAG ACAATAGTAACTGGTGCAGGGGATGAGACTCTACGGTTTTGGAATGTTTTCCCATCAATGAAAGCACCG GCCCCCGTTAAAGATACAGGCCTTTGGTCACTGGGGCGCACACAAATTCGATGA